A genomic region of Zalophus californianus isolate mZalCal1 chromosome 11, mZalCal1.pri.v2, whole genome shotgun sequence contains the following coding sequences:
- the MCAM gene encoding cell surface glycoprotein MUC18 isoform X2 — protein sequence MKRAQTEFSRRSPSGREAWGRLGSSTPSCSPPAAAVAAPRLWGNGVRDPRPLLWVEDHSIVWEPAQGNSPGVPEACQMVLSDITSLQGVPGEAEPPEPELVEAEVGGTALLKCGPSHSPGNFSQVDWFSVHKEKPTLIFRVRKGQGQSEPGEYQQRLSLQDRGTTLVLSHITPHDERIFLCQAKRPQSHEHRIQLRVYKAPEEPTIQVNALGISVSSKEPEEVATCVGRNGYPVPQVIWYKNGHSLKEEKNRVHIQSSQIVESSGLYTLESVLKAQLVKEDKDARFYCELNYRLPSGNHMKESREVNVQVFYPAEKVWLEVEPMGALKEGDRVEIRCLADGNPPPHFTISKQNLGTKEMEEMTPEDNGALVLESAQKEHSGLYQCQGLDLETMASLLSDPQELLVNYVSAVRVSPAAPESPEGGSLTLTCEAESNQAVEFQWLREKTGQVLEKGSVLQFHNLKREAGGGYRCMASVPSVPGLNRTQLVHVAVLGSPWMTSRERKMWVRENEVLNLSCEASGHPRPSISWSVAGTAQEQDQDPQGVLSVLNVLVTPELLRTGAECVASNSLGRNTTTIFLELASSRSTGLGTSTASPSVRANGTSTEKKLPEPESKGVAIVAVTVCVLVLAVLGASLYFFYKKGKLPCGRSGKQEITLPPSRKSEFVVEVKSDKLPEEMGLLQGSSGDQRAPGDQGEKYIDLRH from the exons ATGAAGAGGGCACAAACAGAATTTTCAAG GCGCTCGCCCTCCGGCCGGGAAGCATGGGGCCGTCTGGGCTCATCTACGCCCTCCTGCTCGCCGCCTGCTGCTGCTGTCGCCGCGCCGCGG CTCTGGGGAAACGGAGTCAGGGATCCGAGGCCTCTGCTCTGGGTTGAAGACCACTCCATTGTCTGGGAGCCAGCCCAGGGCAACAGCCCAGGCGTCCCCGAGGCCTGCCAGATGGTATTGAGTGACATCACCTCCTTACAGG GTGTGCCCGGAGAGGCGGAGCCCCCTGAGCCGGAGCTGGTGGAGGCGGAAGTGGGCGGTACGGCGCTTCTCAAGTGCGGCCCCTCCCATTCCCCGGGCAACTTCAGCCAAGTGGACTGGTTTTCT GTGCACAAGGAGAAGCCGACGCTCATCTTTCGAGTGCGCAAGGGCCAGGGCCAGAGTGAACCCGGGGAGTACCAGCAGCGCCTCAGCCTCCAGGACAGAGGGACCACGCTGGTCCTGAGCCACATCACGCCCCACGACGAGCGCATCTTCCTGTGCCAGGCCAAGCGCCCTCAGTCCCACGAGCACCGCATCCAACTCCGTGTCTACA AAGCTCCGGAGGAGCCGACCATCCAGGTCAATGCCTTGGGCATCTCAGTCAGCAGTAAGGAGCCTGAGGAG GTGGCCACCTGTGTGGGGAGAAATGGGTACCCCGTTCCTCAAGTCATCTGGTATAAGAATGGCCACTCCCTGAAGGAGGAGAAGAACC GGGTCCACATTCAGTCATCCCAGATCGTGGAGTCAAGTGGCCTGTACACCTTGGAGAGCGTTCTGAAGGCCCAGCTGGTGAAGGAAGACAAAGATGCCCGGTTTTACTGTGAGCTCAACTACCGGCTGCCCAGCGGCAACCACATGAAGGAGTCTCGGGAAGTCAATGTCCAGGTTTTCT ACCCGGCGGAGAAGGTGTGGCTGGAGGTGGAGCCCATGGGGGCGCTGAAGGAAGGCGACCGCGTGGAAATCAGGTGTTTGGCGGACGGCAACCCCCCGCCCCACTTCACCATCAGCAAGCAG AACCTCGGCACCAAGGAGATGGAGGAGATGACACCCGAAGACAACGGGGCCCTGGTCTTGGAGTCTGCCCAGAAGGAGCATAGTGGGCTCTATCAGTGTCAGGGCCTGGACTTGGAAACCATGGCTTCGCTGCTGAGCGACCCACAGGAGCTGCTGGTGAACT acGTGTCTGCTGTGCGGGTGAGCCCTGCGGCTCCGGAGAGCCCGGAGGGCGGCAGCCTCACCCTCACTTGTGAGGCGGAGAGTAACCAAGCCGTGGAGTTCCAGTGGCTGAGAGAGAAG ACAGGCCAGGTGCTGGAGAAGGGGTCTGTGCTCCAGTTCCACAACCTGAAGCGCGAGGCAGGGGGAGGCTACCGCTGCATGGCGTCCGTGCCCAGCGTCCCGGGCCTGAACCGCACGCAGCTGGTCCACGTGGCCGTTCTTG GGTCCCCATGGATGACATCGAGGGAGAGGAAGATGTGGGTGCGAGAGAATGAGGTGCTGAATCTGTCTTGCGAAGCCTCGGGACATCCCCGGCCCAGCATCTCCTGGAGCGTCGCGGGCACG GCACAGGAACAAGACCAAGATCCGCAGGGCGTCCTGAGTGTCCTGAATGTCCTCGTGACTCCAGAGCTGTTGAGGACGGGTGCTGAGTGCGTGGCGTCCAACTCCCTGGGTAGAAACACCACCACCATTTTCCTGGAGCTGG CCTCCAGCAGAAGCACTGGCCTGGGCACTTCCACTGCCAGCCCCTCCGTCCGAGCCAACGGCACCTCCACAG AGAAGAAGCTGCCGGAGCCTGAAAGCAAGGGCGTGGCCATCGTGGCCGTGACTGTGTGCGTCCTGGTCCTAGCCGTGCTGGGTGCCAGCCTCTATTTCTTCTACAAGAAGGGCAAGCTGCCGTGCGGGCGGTCGGGCAAGCAGGAGAT cacgcTGCCCCCGTCTCGTAAGAGCGAATTTGTAGTTGAAGTTAAGTCAGATAAGCTCCCAGAAGAGATGGGCCTCCTACAGGGCAGCAGCGGTGACCAGAGGGCGCCCGGAGACCAG GGAGAGAAATACATCGATCTGAGGCACTAG
- the MCAM gene encoding cell surface glycoprotein MUC18 isoform X3: MGPSGLIYALLLAACCCCRRAAGVPGEAEPPEPELVEAEVGGTALLKCGPSHSPGNFSQVDWFSVHKEKPTLIFRVRKGQGQSEPGEYQQRLSLQDRGTTLVLSHITPHDERIFLCQAKRPQSHEHRIQLRVYKAPEEPTIQVNALGISVSSKEPEEVATCVGRNGYPVPQVIWYKNGHSLKEEKNRVHIQSSQIVESSGLYTLESVLKAQLVKEDKDARFYCELNYRLPSGNHMKESREVNVQVFYPAEKVWLEVEPMGALKEGDRVEIRCLADGNPPPHFTISKQNLGTKEMEEMTPEDNGALVLESAQKEHSGLYQCQGLDLETMASLLSDPQELLVNYVSAVRVSPAAPESPEGGSLTLTCEAESNQAVEFQWLREKTGQVLEKGSVLQFHNLKREAGGGYRCMASVPSVPGLNRTQLVHVAVLGSPWMTSRERKMWVRENEVLNLSCEASGHPRPSISWSVAGTAQEQDQDPQGVLSVLNVLVTPELLRTGAECVASNSLGRNTTTIFLELASSRSTGLGTSTASPSVRANGTSTEKKLPEPESKGVAIVAVTVCVLVLAVLGASLYFFYKKGKLPCGRSGKQEITLPPSRKSEFVVEVKSDKLPEEMGLLQGSSGDQRAPGDQGEKYIDLRH; this comes from the exons ATGGGGCCGTCTGGGCTCATCTACGCCCTCCTGCTCGCCGCCTGCTGCTGCTGTCGCCGCGCCGCGG GTGTGCCCGGAGAGGCGGAGCCCCCTGAGCCGGAGCTGGTGGAGGCGGAAGTGGGCGGTACGGCGCTTCTCAAGTGCGGCCCCTCCCATTCCCCGGGCAACTTCAGCCAAGTGGACTGGTTTTCT GTGCACAAGGAGAAGCCGACGCTCATCTTTCGAGTGCGCAAGGGCCAGGGCCAGAGTGAACCCGGGGAGTACCAGCAGCGCCTCAGCCTCCAGGACAGAGGGACCACGCTGGTCCTGAGCCACATCACGCCCCACGACGAGCGCATCTTCCTGTGCCAGGCCAAGCGCCCTCAGTCCCACGAGCACCGCATCCAACTCCGTGTCTACA AAGCTCCGGAGGAGCCGACCATCCAGGTCAATGCCTTGGGCATCTCAGTCAGCAGTAAGGAGCCTGAGGAG GTGGCCACCTGTGTGGGGAGAAATGGGTACCCCGTTCCTCAAGTCATCTGGTATAAGAATGGCCACTCCCTGAAGGAGGAGAAGAACC GGGTCCACATTCAGTCATCCCAGATCGTGGAGTCAAGTGGCCTGTACACCTTGGAGAGCGTTCTGAAGGCCCAGCTGGTGAAGGAAGACAAAGATGCCCGGTTTTACTGTGAGCTCAACTACCGGCTGCCCAGCGGCAACCACATGAAGGAGTCTCGGGAAGTCAATGTCCAGGTTTTCT ACCCGGCGGAGAAGGTGTGGCTGGAGGTGGAGCCCATGGGGGCGCTGAAGGAAGGCGACCGCGTGGAAATCAGGTGTTTGGCGGACGGCAACCCCCCGCCCCACTTCACCATCAGCAAGCAG AACCTCGGCACCAAGGAGATGGAGGAGATGACACCCGAAGACAACGGGGCCCTGGTCTTGGAGTCTGCCCAGAAGGAGCATAGTGGGCTCTATCAGTGTCAGGGCCTGGACTTGGAAACCATGGCTTCGCTGCTGAGCGACCCACAGGAGCTGCTGGTGAACT acGTGTCTGCTGTGCGGGTGAGCCCTGCGGCTCCGGAGAGCCCGGAGGGCGGCAGCCTCACCCTCACTTGTGAGGCGGAGAGTAACCAAGCCGTGGAGTTCCAGTGGCTGAGAGAGAAG ACAGGCCAGGTGCTGGAGAAGGGGTCTGTGCTCCAGTTCCACAACCTGAAGCGCGAGGCAGGGGGAGGCTACCGCTGCATGGCGTCCGTGCCCAGCGTCCCGGGCCTGAACCGCACGCAGCTGGTCCACGTGGCCGTTCTTG GGTCCCCATGGATGACATCGAGGGAGAGGAAGATGTGGGTGCGAGAGAATGAGGTGCTGAATCTGTCTTGCGAAGCCTCGGGACATCCCCGGCCCAGCATCTCCTGGAGCGTCGCGGGCACG GCACAGGAACAAGACCAAGATCCGCAGGGCGTCCTGAGTGTCCTGAATGTCCTCGTGACTCCAGAGCTGTTGAGGACGGGTGCTGAGTGCGTGGCGTCCAACTCCCTGGGTAGAAACACCACCACCATTTTCCTGGAGCTGG CCTCCAGCAGAAGCACTGGCCTGGGCACTTCCACTGCCAGCCCCTCCGTCCGAGCCAACGGCACCTCCACAG AGAAGAAGCTGCCGGAGCCTGAAAGCAAGGGCGTGGCCATCGTGGCCGTGACTGTGTGCGTCCTGGTCCTAGCCGTGCTGGGTGCCAGCCTCTATTTCTTCTACAAGAAGGGCAAGCTGCCGTGCGGGCGGTCGGGCAAGCAGGAGAT cacgcTGCCCCCGTCTCGTAAGAGCGAATTTGTAGTTGAAGTTAAGTCAGATAAGCTCCCAGAAGAGATGGGCCTCCTACAGGGCAGCAGCGGTGACCAGAGGGCGCCCGGAGACCAG GGAGAGAAATACATCGATCTGAGGCACTAG
- the MCAM gene encoding cell surface glycoprotein MUC18 isoform X4 produces MKRAQTEFSRRSPSGREAWGRLGSSTPSCSPPAAAVAAPRLWGNGVRDPRPLLWVEDHSIVWEPAQGNSPGVPEACQMVLSDITSLQGVPGEAEPPEPELVEAEVGGTALLKCGPSHSPGNFSQVDWFSVHKEKPTLIFRVRKGQGQSEPGEYQQRLSLQDRGTTLVLSHITPHDERIFLCQAKRPQSHEHRIQLRVYKAPEEPTIQVNALGISVSSKEPEEVATCVGRNGYPVPQVIWYKNGHSLKEEKNRVHIQSSQIVESSGLYTLESVLKAQLVKEDKDARFYCELNYRLPSGNHMKESREVNVQVFYPAEKVWLEVEPMGALKEGDRVEIRCLADGNPPPHFTISKQNLGTKEMEEMTPEDNGALVLESAQKEHSGLYQCQGLDLETMASLLSDPQELLVNYVSAVRVSPAAPESPEGGSLTLTCEAESNQAVEFQWLREKTGQVLEKGSVLQFHNLKREAGGGYRCMASVPSVPGLNRTQLVHVAVLGSPWMTSRERKMWVRENEVLNLSCEASGHPRPSISWSVAGTAQEQDQDPQGVLSVLNVLVTPELLRTGAECVASNSLGRNTTTIFLELASSRSTGLGTSTASPSVRANGTSTEKKLPEPESKGVAIVAVTVCVLVLAVLGASLYFFYKKGKLPCGRSGKQEMERNTSI; encoded by the exons ATGAAGAGGGCACAAACAGAATTTTCAAG GCGCTCGCCCTCCGGCCGGGAAGCATGGGGCCGTCTGGGCTCATCTACGCCCTCCTGCTCGCCGCCTGCTGCTGCTGTCGCCGCGCCGCGG CTCTGGGGAAACGGAGTCAGGGATCCGAGGCCTCTGCTCTGGGTTGAAGACCACTCCATTGTCTGGGAGCCAGCCCAGGGCAACAGCCCAGGCGTCCCCGAGGCCTGCCAGATGGTATTGAGTGACATCACCTCCTTACAGG GTGTGCCCGGAGAGGCGGAGCCCCCTGAGCCGGAGCTGGTGGAGGCGGAAGTGGGCGGTACGGCGCTTCTCAAGTGCGGCCCCTCCCATTCCCCGGGCAACTTCAGCCAAGTGGACTGGTTTTCT GTGCACAAGGAGAAGCCGACGCTCATCTTTCGAGTGCGCAAGGGCCAGGGCCAGAGTGAACCCGGGGAGTACCAGCAGCGCCTCAGCCTCCAGGACAGAGGGACCACGCTGGTCCTGAGCCACATCACGCCCCACGACGAGCGCATCTTCCTGTGCCAGGCCAAGCGCCCTCAGTCCCACGAGCACCGCATCCAACTCCGTGTCTACA AAGCTCCGGAGGAGCCGACCATCCAGGTCAATGCCTTGGGCATCTCAGTCAGCAGTAAGGAGCCTGAGGAG GTGGCCACCTGTGTGGGGAGAAATGGGTACCCCGTTCCTCAAGTCATCTGGTATAAGAATGGCCACTCCCTGAAGGAGGAGAAGAACC GGGTCCACATTCAGTCATCCCAGATCGTGGAGTCAAGTGGCCTGTACACCTTGGAGAGCGTTCTGAAGGCCCAGCTGGTGAAGGAAGACAAAGATGCCCGGTTTTACTGTGAGCTCAACTACCGGCTGCCCAGCGGCAACCACATGAAGGAGTCTCGGGAAGTCAATGTCCAGGTTTTCT ACCCGGCGGAGAAGGTGTGGCTGGAGGTGGAGCCCATGGGGGCGCTGAAGGAAGGCGACCGCGTGGAAATCAGGTGTTTGGCGGACGGCAACCCCCCGCCCCACTTCACCATCAGCAAGCAG AACCTCGGCACCAAGGAGATGGAGGAGATGACACCCGAAGACAACGGGGCCCTGGTCTTGGAGTCTGCCCAGAAGGAGCATAGTGGGCTCTATCAGTGTCAGGGCCTGGACTTGGAAACCATGGCTTCGCTGCTGAGCGACCCACAGGAGCTGCTGGTGAACT acGTGTCTGCTGTGCGGGTGAGCCCTGCGGCTCCGGAGAGCCCGGAGGGCGGCAGCCTCACCCTCACTTGTGAGGCGGAGAGTAACCAAGCCGTGGAGTTCCAGTGGCTGAGAGAGAAG ACAGGCCAGGTGCTGGAGAAGGGGTCTGTGCTCCAGTTCCACAACCTGAAGCGCGAGGCAGGGGGAGGCTACCGCTGCATGGCGTCCGTGCCCAGCGTCCCGGGCCTGAACCGCACGCAGCTGGTCCACGTGGCCGTTCTTG GGTCCCCATGGATGACATCGAGGGAGAGGAAGATGTGGGTGCGAGAGAATGAGGTGCTGAATCTGTCTTGCGAAGCCTCGGGACATCCCCGGCCCAGCATCTCCTGGAGCGTCGCGGGCACG GCACAGGAACAAGACCAAGATCCGCAGGGCGTCCTGAGTGTCCTGAATGTCCTCGTGACTCCAGAGCTGTTGAGGACGGGTGCTGAGTGCGTGGCGTCCAACTCCCTGGGTAGAAACACCACCACCATTTTCCTGGAGCTGG CCTCCAGCAGAAGCACTGGCCTGGGCACTTCCACTGCCAGCCCCTCCGTCCGAGCCAACGGCACCTCCACAG AGAAGAAGCTGCCGGAGCCTGAAAGCAAGGGCGTGGCCATCGTGGCCGTGACTGTGTGCGTCCTGGTCCTAGCCGTGCTGGGTGCCAGCCTCTATTTCTTCTACAAGAAGGGCAAGCTGCCGTGCGGGCGGTCGGGCAAGCAGGAGAT GGAGAGAAATACATCGATCTGA
- the MCAM gene encoding cell surface glycoprotein MUC18 isoform X1, translated as MGPSGLIYALLLAACCCCRRAAGVPGEAEPPEPELVEAEVGGTALLKCGPSHSPGNFSQVDWFSVHKEKPTLIFRVRKGQGQSEPGEYQQRLSLQDRGTTLVLSHITPHDERIFLCQAKRPQSHEHRIQLRVYKAPEEPTIQVNALGISVSSKEPEEVATCVGRNGYPVPQVIWYKNGHSLKEEKNRVHIQSSQIVESSGLYTLESVLKAQLVKEDKDARFYCELNYRLPSGNHMKESREVNVQVFYPAEKVWLEVEPMGALKEGDRVEIRCLADGNPPPHFTISKQNLGTKEMEEMTPEDNGALVLESAQKEHSGLYQCQGLDLETMASLLSDPQELLVNYVSAVRVSPAAPESPEGGSLTLTCEAESNQAVEFQWLREKTGQVLEKGSVLQFHNLKREAGGGYRCMASVPSVPGLNRTQLVHVAVLGSPWMTSRERKMWVRENEVLNLSCEASGHPRPSISWSVAGTAQEQDQDPQGVLSVLNVLVTPELLRTGAECVASNSLGRNTTTIFLELASSRSTGLGTSTASPSVRANGTSTEKKLPEPESKGVAIVAVTVCVLVLAVLGASLYFFYKKGKLPCGRSGKQEITLPPSRKSEFVVEVKSDKLPEEMGLLQGSSGDQRAPGDQVGGSSCGQRLTQLQGSRAAGADGSRVPEH; from the exons ATGGGGCCGTCTGGGCTCATCTACGCCCTCCTGCTCGCCGCCTGCTGCTGCTGTCGCCGCGCCGCGG GTGTGCCCGGAGAGGCGGAGCCCCCTGAGCCGGAGCTGGTGGAGGCGGAAGTGGGCGGTACGGCGCTTCTCAAGTGCGGCCCCTCCCATTCCCCGGGCAACTTCAGCCAAGTGGACTGGTTTTCT GTGCACAAGGAGAAGCCGACGCTCATCTTTCGAGTGCGCAAGGGCCAGGGCCAGAGTGAACCCGGGGAGTACCAGCAGCGCCTCAGCCTCCAGGACAGAGGGACCACGCTGGTCCTGAGCCACATCACGCCCCACGACGAGCGCATCTTCCTGTGCCAGGCCAAGCGCCCTCAGTCCCACGAGCACCGCATCCAACTCCGTGTCTACA AAGCTCCGGAGGAGCCGACCATCCAGGTCAATGCCTTGGGCATCTCAGTCAGCAGTAAGGAGCCTGAGGAG GTGGCCACCTGTGTGGGGAGAAATGGGTACCCCGTTCCTCAAGTCATCTGGTATAAGAATGGCCACTCCCTGAAGGAGGAGAAGAACC GGGTCCACATTCAGTCATCCCAGATCGTGGAGTCAAGTGGCCTGTACACCTTGGAGAGCGTTCTGAAGGCCCAGCTGGTGAAGGAAGACAAAGATGCCCGGTTTTACTGTGAGCTCAACTACCGGCTGCCCAGCGGCAACCACATGAAGGAGTCTCGGGAAGTCAATGTCCAGGTTTTCT ACCCGGCGGAGAAGGTGTGGCTGGAGGTGGAGCCCATGGGGGCGCTGAAGGAAGGCGACCGCGTGGAAATCAGGTGTTTGGCGGACGGCAACCCCCCGCCCCACTTCACCATCAGCAAGCAG AACCTCGGCACCAAGGAGATGGAGGAGATGACACCCGAAGACAACGGGGCCCTGGTCTTGGAGTCTGCCCAGAAGGAGCATAGTGGGCTCTATCAGTGTCAGGGCCTGGACTTGGAAACCATGGCTTCGCTGCTGAGCGACCCACAGGAGCTGCTGGTGAACT acGTGTCTGCTGTGCGGGTGAGCCCTGCGGCTCCGGAGAGCCCGGAGGGCGGCAGCCTCACCCTCACTTGTGAGGCGGAGAGTAACCAAGCCGTGGAGTTCCAGTGGCTGAGAGAGAAG ACAGGCCAGGTGCTGGAGAAGGGGTCTGTGCTCCAGTTCCACAACCTGAAGCGCGAGGCAGGGGGAGGCTACCGCTGCATGGCGTCCGTGCCCAGCGTCCCGGGCCTGAACCGCACGCAGCTGGTCCACGTGGCCGTTCTTG GGTCCCCATGGATGACATCGAGGGAGAGGAAGATGTGGGTGCGAGAGAATGAGGTGCTGAATCTGTCTTGCGAAGCCTCGGGACATCCCCGGCCCAGCATCTCCTGGAGCGTCGCGGGCACG GCACAGGAACAAGACCAAGATCCGCAGGGCGTCCTGAGTGTCCTGAATGTCCTCGTGACTCCAGAGCTGTTGAGGACGGGTGCTGAGTGCGTGGCGTCCAACTCCCTGGGTAGAAACACCACCACCATTTTCCTGGAGCTGG CCTCCAGCAGAAGCACTGGCCTGGGCACTTCCACTGCCAGCCCCTCCGTCCGAGCCAACGGCACCTCCACAG AGAAGAAGCTGCCGGAGCCTGAAAGCAAGGGCGTGGCCATCGTGGCCGTGACTGTGTGCGTCCTGGTCCTAGCCGTGCTGGGTGCCAGCCTCTATTTCTTCTACAAGAAGGGCAAGCTGCCGTGCGGGCGGTCGGGCAAGCAGGAGAT cacgcTGCCCCCGTCTCGTAAGAGCGAATTTGTAGTTGAAGTTAAGTCAGATAAGCTCCCAGAAGAGATGGGCCTCCTACAGGGCAGCAGCGGTGACCAGAGGGCGCCCGGAGACCAGGTAGGAGGCAGCTCCTGTGGCCAGCGCCTGACGCAGCTTCAGGGATCGCGAGCAGCAGGGGCTGATGGCTCTCGTGTCCCCGAACACTAA